The Daucus carota subsp. sativus chromosome 7, DH1 v3.0, whole genome shotgun sequence genome window below encodes:
- the LOC108195538 gene encoding transcription factor bHLH162-like — protein sequence MLLHAIFSMISTNLHHRLQITYRSEMDPNQSSSSKADRKTIEKNRRTHMKGLYTELGSLIPRQNHRLDQAKSLTDQLDEAEKYIKKLQGKLEKMKEKRERLMRDNPNARLYGGLATRAQIEIHESGDALVLNLVTDLECEFMFNETIRMCHERRVGYHQCKLFRHREFSIPHYTLQGWRIC from the exons ATGCTATTACATGCAATATTCTCCATGATTAGTACCAACCTGCACCACAGATTGCAGATAACATATCGATCTGAAATGGACCCAAACCAAAGTAGCTCTTCCAAAGCTGATAGAAAGACCATAGAAAAAAACCGGAGGACTCACATGAAAGGCCTCTACACTGAACTCGGTTCACTCATTCCGCGTCAAAATCACAGG CTGGATCAGGCCAAGTCGTTGACAGATCAACTCGACGAAGCTGAAAAGTACATTAAGAAACTACAAGGGAAGCTGGAGAAAATGAAGGAGAAGAGAGAGCGTTTGATGAGGGATAATCCAAATGCTAGGCTTTATGGAGGACTAGCAACTCGAGCACAGATTGAAATTCACGAATCTGGTGATGCACTGGTGCTCAATCTGGTAACTGATCTGGAGTGCGAGTTTATGTTTAATGAGACTATTCGAATGTGTCATGAAAGAAGGGTTGGATATCATCAATGCAAGCTTTTCCGTCACCGAGAATTCAGTATTCCACACTATACACTCCAAG GTTGGAGAATATGCTGA